In Symphalangus syndactylus isolate Jambi chromosome 14, NHGRI_mSymSyn1-v2.1_pri, whole genome shotgun sequence, one DNA window encodes the following:
- the SRRM2 gene encoding serine/arginine repetitive matrix protein 2 isoform X3, translating into MYNGIGLPTPRGSGTNGYVQRNLSLVRGRRGERPDYKGEEELRRLEAALVKRPNPDILDHERKRRVELRCLELEEMMEEQGYEEQQIQEKVATFRLMLLEKDVNPGGKEETPGQRPAVTETHQLAELNEKKNERLRAAFGISDSYVDGSSFDPQRRAREAKQPAPEPPKPYSLVRESSSSRSPTPKQKKKKKKKDRGRRSESSSPRRERKKSSKKKKHRSESESKKRKHRSPTPKSKRKSKDKKRKRSRSTTPAPKSRRAHRSTSADSASSSDTSRSRSRSAAAKTHTTDLTGRSPSPASGRRGEGDAPFSEPGTGTQRPSSPEPATKQPSSPYEDKDKDKKEKSATRPSPSPERSSTGPEPPAPTPLLAERHGGSPQPHATTPLSQEPVNPPSEASPTRGRSPPKSPEKLPQSSSSESSPPSPQPTKVSRHASSSPESPKPAPAPGSHREISSSPTSKNRSHGRAKRDKSHSHTPSRRVGRSRSPATTKRGRSRSRTPTKRGHSRSRSPQWRRSRSAQRWGRSRSPQRRGRSRSPQRPGWSRSRNTQRRGRSRSARRGRSHSRSPATRGRSRSRSPARRGRSRSRTPARRRSRSRTPARRRSRSRTPARRGRSRSRTPARRRSRTRSPARRRSRSRSPARRSGRSRSRTPARRGRSRSRTPARRGRSRSRTPARRSGRSRSRTPARRGRSRSRTPRRGRSRSRSLVRRGRSHSRTPQRRGRSGSSSERKNKSRTSQRRSRSNSSPEVKKSRVSSRRSRSLSSPRSKAKSRLSLRRSLSGSSPCPKQKSQTPPRRSRSGSSQPKAKSRTPPRRSRSSSSPPPKQKSKTPSRQSHSSSSPHPKVKSGTPPRQESIRSPQANEQSVTPQRRSCFESSPDPELKSRTPSRHSCAGSSPPRVKSSTPPRQSPSRSSSPQPKVKAIMSPRQRSHSGSSSPSPSRVTSRTTRQSRSVSPCSNVESRLLPRYSHSGSSSPDTKVKPETPPRQSHSGSVSPYPKVKAQTPPGPSLSGSKSPCPQEKSKDSLVQSCPGSFSLCAGVKSSTPPGESYFGLSSLQLKGQSQTSPDHRSDTSSPEVTQSHSESPSLRSKSQTSPKGGRSRSSSPITELASRSPVRQDRVELSASPMLKSVMSPEQSRFQSDSSSSHPTVDSNSLLGQSRSETSESKEKMALPPQEDATASPPRQKDKFSPFPVQDKPESSLVFKDTPRTPPRERSGAGSSPETKEQNSALPTSSQDEELMEVVEKSEEPASQILSHLSSELKEMSAGNFESSPEVEERPAVSLTLDQSQSQASLEAVEVPSMASSWGGPHFSPEHKELSNSPLRENSFGSPLEFRNSGPLGTEMNTGFSSDVKEDLNGPFLNQLETDPSLDMKEQSTRSSRRSSSELSPDAVEKAGMSSNQSVSSPVLDAVPRTPSRERSSSASSPEMKDGLPRTPSRRSRSGSSPGLRDGSGTPSRHSLSGSSPGMKDIPRTPSRGRSECDSSPEPKALPQTPRPRSRSPSSPELNNKCLTPQRERSGSESSVDQKTVARTPLGQRSRSGSSQELDVKPSASPQERSESDSSPDSKAKTRTPLRQRSRSGSSPEVDSKSRPSPRRSRSGSSPEVKDKPRAAPRAQSGSDSSPEPKAPAPRALPRRSRSGSSSKGRGPSPEGSSSTESSPEHPPKSRTARRGSRSSPEPKTKSRTPPRRRSSRSSPELTRKARLSRRSRSASSSPETRSRTPPRHRRSPSVSSPEPAEKSRSSRRRRSASSPRTKTTSRRGRSPSPKPRGLQRSRSRSRREKTRTTRRRDRSGSSQSTSRRRQRSRSRSRVTRRRRGGSGYHSRSPARQESSRTSSRRRRGRSRTPPTSRKRSRSRTSPAPWKRSRSRASPATHRRSRSRTPLISRRRSRSRTSPVSRRRSRSRTSVTRRRSRSRASPVSRRRSRSRTPPVTRRRSRSRTPTTRRRSRSRTPPVTRRRSRSRTPPVTRRRSRSRTSPITRRRSRSRTSPVTRRRSRSRTSPVTRRRSRSRTSPVTRRRSRSRTPPAIRRRSRSRTPLLPRKRSRSRSPLAIRRRSRSRTPRTARGKRSLTRSPPAIRRRSASGSSSDRSRSATPPATRNHSGSRTPPVALNSSRMSCFSRPSMSPTPLDRCRSPGMLEPLGSSRTPMSVLQQAGGSMMDGPGPRIPDHQRTSVPENHAQSRIALALTAISLGTARPPPSMSAAGLAARMSQVPAPVPLMSLRTAPAASLASRIPAASAAAMNLASARTPAIPTAVNLADSRTPAAAAAMNLASPRTAVAPSAVNLADPRTPTAPAVNLAGARTPAALAALSLTGSGTPPTAANYPSSSRTPQAPASANLVGPRSAHATAPVNIAGSRTAAALAPASLTSARMAPALSGANLTSPRVPLSAYERVSGRTSPPLLDRARSRTPPSAPSQSRMTSERAPSPSSRMGQAPSQSLLPPAQDQPRSPVPSAFSDQSRCLIAQTTPVAGSQSLSSGAVATTTSSAGDHNGMLSVPAPGVPHSDVGEPPASTGAQQPSALAALQPAKERRSSSSSSSSSSSSSSSSSSSSSSSSSGSSSSDSEGSSLPVQPEVALKRVPSPTPAPKEAVREGRPPEPTPAKRKRRSSSSSSSSSSSSSSSSSSSSSSSSSSSSSSSSSSSSSSSSSSPSPAKPGPQALPKPASPKKPPPGERRSRSPRKPIDSLRDSRSLSYSPVERRRPSPQPSPRDQQSSSSERGSRRGQRGDSRSPSHKRRRETPSPRPMRHRSSRSP; encoded by the exons ATGTACAACGGGATCGGGCTGCCGACGCCCCGGGGCAGCGGCACCAACGGCTACGTCCAGCGCAACCTGTCCCTGGTGCGGGGCCGCCGGGGTGAGCGGCCTGACTACAAGGGAGAGGAGGAACTGCGGCGCCTGGAGGCTGCCCTGGTGAAGCGGCCTAATCCTGACATCCTGGACCACGAGCGCAAGCGGCGCGTGGAGCTGCGATGCCTCGAGCTGGAGGAGATGATGGAAGAGCAGGG GTACGAGGAACAGCAAATTCAGGAAAAAGTGGCGACCTTTCGACTCATGTTGCTGGAGAAGGATGTGAACCCTGGGGGCAAGGAAGAGACCCCAGGGCAGAGGCCAGC GGTCACGGAGACTCACCAGTTGGCAGAATTGAATGAGAAGAAGAATGAAAGACTCCGTGCTGCCTTTGGCATCAGTGATTCTTACGTAGATGGCAGCTCTTTTGATCCTCAGCGTCGTGCCCGAGAAGCTAAACAACCAgctcctgagcctcccaaacCTTACAG CCTTGTTCGGGAGTCTAGCAGTTCTCGCTCACCCACCCCaaagcagaagaagaagaaaaagaagaaagatagagGACG CAGGTCAGAGAGCAGCTCTCCTCGacgggagagaaagaaaagctcaAAGAAGAAGAAGCACAG GTCAGAATCTGAGTCCAAGAAGCGTAAGCATAG GTCTCCCACTCCAAAGAGCAAACGTAAATCTAAGGACAAAAAGCGAAAGCG GTCTCGAAGTACAACGCCAGCCCCCAAGAGCCGCCGGGCCCACCGTTCAACTTCTGCTGACTCTGCTTCCTCCTCCGATACTTCCCGCAGTCG GTCTCGAAGTGCTGCAGCTAAAACTCATACAACTGACTTGACTGGGCGAAGTCCTTCCCCTGCTTCAGGGCGACGAGGGGAGGGAGATGCGCCTTTCAGTGAACCGGGTACCGGCACACAACGGCCTAGTAGCCCGGAGCCTGCTACAAAACAGCCTAGCAGCCCTTATGAAGACAAAGATAAAGACAAGAAGGAG AAATCTGCAACTCGACCTAGCCCCTCTCCGGAAAGGAGCAGCACAGGCCCAGAACCACCTGCTCCCACTCCGCTCCTTGCTGAGCGACATGGCGGCTCCCCACAACCCCATGCAACAACCCCCTTAAGCCAGGAGCCAGTGAACCCCCCATCTGAGGCCTCTCCAACTCGGGGCCGTTCACCACCTAAGTCTCCCGAGAAACTTCCCCAATCTTCTTCCTCAGAGAGCAGCCCACCATCCCCTCAACCTACCAAAGTTTCTCGGCATGCCAGCTCTTCCCCAGAAAGTCCTAAACCAGCTCCAGCTCCGGGGTCCCACCGAGAGATTTCTTCTTCTCCCACATCCAAGAATCGCTCACATGGCCGAGCAAAACGGGATAAATCGCACTCTCATACCCCCTCCCGTAGGGTGGGGAGGTCCCGTAGCCCTGCCACCACTAAGAGAGGGCGATCTCGGTCTCGAACCCCTACCAAGAGAGGTCATTCTCGATCCCGATCTCCCCAGTGGCGTAGGTCCAGGTCTGCACAGAGGTGGGGAAGATCTAGAAGCCCCCAGCGACGTGGCCGCTCTAGGTCTCCTCAGCGACCAGGCTGGTCTAGGAGCAGAAATACCCAGAGAAGAGGCAGGTCTAGGTCAGCAAGGCGAGGGAGGTCCCACTCTAGATCCCCAGCCACTAGGGGCAGATCTCGTTCTAGATCACCAGCCCGTCGGGGCAGGTCCCGCTCTAGAACACCTGCCAGGCGGAGATCACGATCCAGAACACCCGCCAGGCGTAGGTCTCGGTCTAGAACACCAGCCCGGAGAGGCAGGTCTCGGTCTAGAACACCTGCTAGGCGCAGATCTAGGACCCGATCACCAGCACGACGCAGGTCTCGTAGTAGATCACCAGCCAGGAGAAGTGGCAGGTCACGCTCTAGAACCCCAGCCAGACGTGGCCGCTCGCGCTCCAGAACCCCAGCCAGACGTGGCCGCTCACGCTCTAGAACCCCAGCTAGACGCAGTGGTCGCTCACGCTCCAGAACACCAGCCAGGAGAGGGAGGTCTCGGTCTAGGACACCAAGACGAGGAAGATCCCGCAGTAGAAGCTTAGTTAGACGTGGAAGATCTCACTCTAGAACACCTCAAAGAAGAGGCAGATCTGGCTCATCTTCAGAGCGGAAGAACAAATCCAGAACATCTCAGAGAAGAAGCAGGTCCAATTCAAGCCCAGAAGTGAAGAAGTCTCGCGTTTCTTCAAGGCGGAGCAGGTCTCTCTCTTCACCACGGTCCAAAGCAAAATCTCGCTTGTCTTTGAGGCGCAGCCTTTCAGGGTCTTCCCCATGCCCTAAACAAAAGTCACAGACACCACCCAGGCGCAGTCGCTCTGGATCCTCCCAACCTAAAGCTAAATCTAGAACGCCACCCAGACGTAGTCGCTCCAGTTCTTCACCACCACCTAAACAGAAATCTAAAACGCCATCAAGACAAAGTCATTCCAGTTCATCTCCTCATCCTAAAGTGAAATCTGGAACACCACCGAGGCAAGAGTCTATAAGAAGTCCCCAGGCCAATGAGCAATCTGTAACGCCACAGAGACGGAGCTGTTTTGAATCATCACCTGACCCTGAGTTGAAATCTAGGACCCCTTCTAGACATAGCTGCGCAGGGTCCTCTCCTCCTAGAGTGAAATCTAGCACACCTCCCAGACAGAGCCCATCTAGGTCATCATCTCCACAACCCAAAGTGAAGGCGATAATGTCACCAAGACAAAGAAGCCATTCTGGCTCCTCTTCTCCAAGTCCTAGTAGGGTGACATCGAGAACAACACGGCAAAGCAGATCAGTGTCTCCCTGCTCCAATGTAGAATCCAGATTGTTGCCAAGATACAGTCATTCTGGGTCCTCCTCACCAGATACCAAAGTGAAACCTGAAACACCGCCAAGACAAAGTCACTCAGGGTCTGTTTCACCATACCCCAAAGTAAAGGCCCAAACTCCACCAGGGCCAAGTCTTTCTGGATCAAAGTCACCATGTCCCCAAGAGAAGTCTAAAGACTCACTAGTTCAAAGTTGCCCTGGATCCTTCTCTCTGTGTGCAGGAGTAAAATCTAGCACACCACCAGGGGAGAGCTATTTTGGCCTCTCATCTCTGCAACTGAAAGGacaatctcagacttcaccagaCCACAGATCTGATACTTCAAGTCCAGAAGTGACACAGAGTCACTCAGAATCCCCATCTCTGCGGAGCAAATCTCAAACATCACCTAAGGGAGGTCGGTCCAGGTCTTCATCTCCAATCACTGAGCTGGCATCCAGATCTCCAGTAAGACAAGATAGAGTTGAGTTGTCAGCGAGTCCTATGTTGAAATCTGTAATGTCTCCTGAGCAGAGCAGGTTCCAGTCTGACTCTTCTTCTTCACATCCTACAGTGGACTCGAATTCTCTCTTGGGGCAGAGTAGATCAGAGACTTCTgaatcaaaagagaaaatggcCTTACCCCCTCAGGAGGATGCTACTGCATCGCCTCCtagacagaaagacaaatttagtCCCTTTCCAGTACAGGATAAGCCTGAGTCTTCACTGGTATTCAAAGACACACCTAGAACCCCGCCAAGGGAAAGAAGTGGTGCTGGGTCATCTCCAGAAACAAAAGAGCAAAATAGTGCATTGCCTACGTCAAGCCAAGATGAAGAGTTAATGGAGGTGGTAGAGAAGTCCGAAGAACCCGCAAGCCAAATCCTGTCTCATTTGTCTTCAGAACTTAAAGAAATGTCCGCAGGTAACTTTGAGTCATCTCCTGAAGTAGAAGAAAGGCCTGCTGTGTCTTTGACTCTTGATCAGAGCCAGTCACAGGCTTCTTTGGAAGCAGTAGAAGTCCCTTCAATGGCCTCATCTTGGGGTGGGCCACATTTTTCTCCAGAACATAAAGAACTGTCTAACTCCCCACTCAGGGAGAACAGCTTTGGATCACCTTTAGAATTTAGAAACTCAGGCCCACTTGGTACAGAAATGAATACTGGATTTTCTTCTGACGTTAAAGAAGATTTGAATGGACCTTTTCTTAATCAGCTGGAAACAGATCCATCTCTAGACATGAAAGAACAATCGACGAGATCCTCTAGACGCAGCAGTTCTGAGTTATCCCCAGATGCAGTGGAAAAGGCAGGGATGTCTTCAAATCAGAGCGTCTCTTCACCTGTGCTTGATGCTGTACCCAGAACACCCTCGAGAGAAAGAAGTAGTTCTGCATCTTCTCCTGAAATGAAAGATGGTTTACCCAGAACTCCATCGAGGAGAAGCAGGTCTGGGTCTTCTCCAGGACTTAGAGATGGGTCTGGGACTCCCTCGAGGCACAGCCTGTCTGGGTCCTCTCCTGGAATGAAAGATATACCTAGAACACCATCTAGAGGGAGAAGTGAATGTGATTCTTCCCCAGAACCGAAAGCTTTGCCTCAGACTCCTAGGCCGAGGAGTCGTTCTCCATCATCCCCAGAGCTCAACAACAAGTGTCTTACCCCCCAGAGAGAAAGAAGCGGGTCAGAATCATCAGTTGATCAGAAAACTGTGGCTCGGACTCCCCTGGGGCAGAGAAGTCGTTCGGGATCTTCTCAAGAACTTGATGTGAAACCCAGTGCATCCCCTCAGGAAAGAAGTGAGTCAGACTCTTCTCCAGATTCTAAAGCCAAGACACGAACCCCACTTCGGCAAAGGAGTCGCTCTGGATCATCTCCAGAGGTTGACAGCAAATCTCGACCATCCCCTCGGCGCAGTAGGTCTGGTTCCTCCCCTGAAGTGAAAGATAAGCCAAGAGCAGCACCCAGGGCACAGAGTGGTTCTGATTCCTCTCCTGAACCTAAAGCTCCAGCCCCTCGGGCCCTTCCCAGACGGAGCAGATCAGGTTCATCAAGCAAAGGCAGAGGCCCTTCTCCTGAAGGAAGCAGCAGTACTGAGTCCTCTCCTGAACATCCGCCCAAATCCAGAACTGCTCGCAGAGGTTCCAGGTCATCACCAGAGCCCAAGACCAAGTCTCGTACACCACCTCGACGTCGCAGCTCTCGGTCATCTCCTGAGCTAACAAGGAAGGCCAGACTCTCCCGTAGAAGCCGCTCTGCCTCATCCTCACCAGAAACTCGCTCTAGAACTCCCCCAAGGCACCGGAGAAGTCCCTCAGTGTCTTCCCCGGAGCCAGCCGAAAAGTCAAGGTCTTCACGCCGACGGCGCTCAGCTTCATCTCCACGCACTAAGACAACCTCAAGGAGAGGCCGCTCTCCTTCGCCAAAGCCTCGTGGACTCCAGAGGTCCCGTTCCCGCTcaaggagagagaaaacaagaaCAACCCGACGTCGAGATAGGTCTGGATCTTCTCAGTCAACCTCTCGGCGAAGACAGCGGAGCCGGTCAAGGTCGCGGGTTACTCGGCGGCGGAGGGGAGGCTCTGGTTATCACTCAAGGTCCCCTGCCCGGCAGGAAAGTTCCCGGACCTCCTCTCGACGCCGAAGAGGCCGCTCTCGGACACCCCCAACCAGTCGGAAGCGTTCTCGCTCACGCACGTCACCAGCCCCGTGGAAACGCTCTAGATCTCGAGCCTCTCCAGCCACTCACCGGCGATCCAGGTCCAGAACCCCCCTGATAAGCCGACGTAGGTCCAGGTCTCGAACGTCACCAGTCAGCCGGAGACGGTCAAGGTCCAGGACTTCAGTGACTCGACGAAGATCCCGGTCAAGAGCATCCCCAGTGAGCAGAAGGCGGTCCAGATCCAGAACACCACCAGTAACCCGCCGTCGTTCAAGGTCCAGAACGCCAACAACACGCCGCCGCTCCCGTTCTAGAACTCCACCAGTGACTCGCAGAAGGTCCAGATCTAGGACTCCACCAGTAACCAGGAGGCGATCTCGAAGCAGAACTTCACCTATCACTCGCAGAAGATCAAGATCCAGAACATCTCCGGTCACCCGAAGGAGATCTCGATCTCGCACATCTCCAGTAACTCGAAGAAGGTCCCGCTCTCGAACCTCACCAGTGACACGCCGCCGCTCTAGGTCCCGGACACCTCCAGCTATTCGGCGCCGCTCTAGATCTCGAACGCCACTTTTGCCACGCAAACGTTCTCGGAGTCGCTCACCACTTGCTATCCGCCGCCGCTCCAGATCCCGTACTCCACGAACAGCTCGGGGTAAACGGTCCTTAACAAGATCTCCTCCAGCCATCCGCAGGCGCTCTGCATCTGGAAGTAGTTCTGATCGTTCACGATCTGCTACTCCTCCAGCAACAAGAAATCATTCTGGTTCACGGACACCTCCAGTAGCACTCAACAGCTCCAGAATGAGCTGCTTCAGTCGTCCTAGCATGTCCCCAACACCTCTTGACCGCTGCAGATCACCTGGAATGCTTGAACCCCTTGGCAGCTCTAGAACACCCATGTCTGTCCTGCAGCAAGCCGGTGGCTCCATGATGGATGGTCCAGGTCCCCGAATACCTGACCACCAGAGAACATCTGTGCCAGAAAATCATGCTCAGTCCAGGATTGCACTTGCCCTGACGGCCATCAGTCTCGGCACCGCTCGGCCTCCTCCGTCCATGTCTGCTGCTGGCCTTGCTGCAAGAATGTCCCAGGTTCCAGCCCCGGTGCCTCTCATGAGTCTCAGAACCGCCCCAGCAGCCAGCCTTGCCAGCAGGATTCCTGCAGCCTCTGCGGCAGCCATGAACCTAGCCAGCGCCAGGACACCTGCCATCCCAACAGCAGTGAACCTGGCTGACTCTCGAACGCCAGCTGCAGCAGCGGCCATGAACTTGGCCAGCCCCAGAACAGCAGTGGCACCTTCGGCTGTGAACCTGGCTGACCCTCGCACTCCCACAGCCCCAGCTGTGAACCTAGCAGGGGCCAGAACCCCAGCTGCCTTGGCAGCTCTGAGTCTCACAGGCTCTGGCACACCACCAACTGCTGCAAACTATCCCTCCAGCTCCAGAACACCACAGGCTCCAGCCTCTGCAAACCTGGTGGGTCCTCGGTCTGCACATGCCACAGCTCCTGTGAATATTGCCGGCTCCAGAACCGCTGCAGCCTTGGCCCCCGCGAGCCTCACCAGTGCTAGGATGGCTCCGGCATTGTCTGGTGCAAACCTCACCAGCCCCAGGGTGCCCCTTTCTGCCTACGAGCGTGTCAGTGGCAGAACCTCACCGCCGCTCCTTGACCGAGCTAGATCCAGAACACCACCGTCTGCCCCAAGCCAGTCTAGGATGACCTCTGAACgggctccctccccttcctctagAATGGGCCAGGCTCCTTCACAGTCTCTTCTCCCTCCAGCACAGGATCAGCCGAGGTCTCCTGTGCCTTCTGCTTTTTCAGACCAGTCCCGTTGTTTGATTGCCCAGACCACCCCTGTAGCAGGGTCTCAGTCCCTTTCCTCTGGGGCAGTGGCAACGACCACGTCCTCTGCTGGTGACCACAATGGCATGCTCTCTGTCCCTGCCCCTGGGGTGCCCCACTCTGATGTGGGGGAGCCACCTGCCTCCACTGGGGCCCAGCAGCCTTCTGCATTAGCCGCCCTGCAGCCAGCAAAGGAGCGGCGGAGTTcctcgtcgtcgtcgtcgtcctCTAGCTCGTCCTCTTCATCATCGTCGTCATCATCGTCATCGTCCTCCTCTGGCTCCAGTTCTAGTGACTCAGAGGGCTCTAGCCTTCCTGTGCAACCTGAGGTGGCACTGAAGAG ggtccccagccccaccccagccccaaagGAGGCTGTTCGAGAGGGACGTCCTCCGGAGCCAACCCCAGCCAAACGGAAGAGGCGCTCTAGCAGTTCCAGTTCCAgctcctcctcttcatcttcctcctcctcctcctcctcctcctcttcctcctcctcttcgtcttcttcctcttcctcctcatcttcctcctcctcctcgtcttcctccccttcccctgctAAGCCTGGCCCTCAGGCCTTGCCCAAACCTGCAAGCCCCAAGAAGCCACCCCCTGGCGAGCGGAG GTCCCGAAGCCCCCGGAAGCCAATAGACTCCCTTAGGGACTCTCGGTCCCTCAGCTACTCGCCTGTGGAGCGTCGCCGTCCCTCGCCCCAGCCCTCGCCACGGGACCAGCAGAG cagcagcagtgagCGGGGTTCCCGGAGAGGCCAGCGTGGGGACAGCCGCTCCCCCAGCCACAAGCGCAGGAGGGAGACACCTAGCCCTCGGCCCATGAGACACCGCTCCTCCAG GTCTCCATAA